A segment of the Desulfobulbaceae bacterium genome:
AGCTTGAGCTACTTTCATATTCTTTACTTTGCCCTAAGGAAGAAGAAAAAATCAGTCAATTTCTGGAGGAGATAACTGTTGTTGAATTGAACCCTGAAATTAAGAAAATGACTATTCTTATTCGGCGCACTCATAAAATTAAACTTCCTGATGCCATTATTTTGGCGACAGCACAATCGCTTGGAGCAAAAATTTTTTCAAACGATACTCAGATGGCCAAGATTCCACATATTGATATCATTCCACTTTTGTTGAAATAATCCAATGAATAAACGGAAGGGGTAAAAGAGGTCTTGAAAAAACGTCTGTGTGGATCCGGTGTGTCAGTGGCTAAAAAACCAAAAGAAATGGCAGATAACGCATGGAAGCGTATAAAAAAATTTGGCCCACTATTTAACAGAGGACAAACCCAGTAAACTCAAAAAACCCAATAAACCCAACAAACTATAGTGTTGTAAAATAACCCTCACCAGGGAGGAAGCATCATGAAAACCAACCAACTAACAAAACCAAGTAACCAATTAACCGGGTGTTATCCAACCAACCCAACAGCCGGTCTTCCGAAAGAGGTTTCAAGTTCTAGCAAAATGAATAGGTCAGTGAAATGAATTTACAATTAACGGTGGAATATCCTGAAACAATACCAGATGCATTGCATGCTACCCGAGAGCAGTTTGAACAAGAAGCAAAGATGGCTATGGCAGTTAAGTTATTTGAGATGAAACGATTATCCTCGGGTATGGCGGCATCATTACTAAATATGGATCGGGTAACTTTCATACTCACCTTGTCAAGATATGGGGTTTCTGCGATAGATGAGACTGAAGATGAACTTGAGGCAGATTTAAATAATGCCTAAGGATGCTAAAATAGTTATCAATACGGGCCCATTATTGGCGCTTGTTGCTGCGTGTGGGGACTTAACCCTTCTTCAGAAAATGTATAGAGAAGTGATTGTCCCCCCACAAGTATGCAAAGAAATTATGAAGGGTGGATCTACTAATTTTGCTGTTGCTCAATTTAAAGAAGCTTTTTGGTTGAAAAAGTGGACGGATGAACTGGCAATAGAACCATTCTTGAATAACACTTTAGATTTAGGAGAAGCTTCGGTTGTCCAACTTGCAATTCAAGAAAATATAAAGACAGTTTGCATAGATGAAACTATCGGTAGAAGAGTTGCTCGTCTTCATGGATTACAACTTACTGGCTCTATAGGGATTTTACTTCGCGCTAAAAACGAAGAACATATTGCATCTGTTCTGGATGCTGTTAACAATATGAGGAGTCACGGGATTTGGCTTAGCGAACGAGTCGTAAGTTTTGCACTGAGAAAGTCCGGAGAAAGAGCCCCAGAGTAACAAATAGACCAATTAACGATATTTATGTTTTTACATAACCCTCACCTGGGAGGAAGCATCATGAAAACCAACGAACCAACAAAACCAAGAAACAAACTAACTTTTGTTAATAACCAAGTAACCAATTAACCGGGTGTAATAAACCCAACAAACCCATTTTAACATCATAAACTAACTATACCGAGGTGAATTAATGGGAAGTAAAGAAATCTTAACTCTAGCAATAGCACTTAAACCCGAAGAACGATTTATAGTTGTTGAAGGGTTATTGAAGAGCCTTGATAAACCTGATAAGGAGCTAGATAAAGTCTGGGCTGAGGAAGCAGAAAAAAGACTTATTGCATATAGAGAAGGGAAATTAGGGGGAATTCCTATGGAAGAAATATTTAGGGAAAAGGAATGAAAATTGTTTTTTCTGAATATGCTAAAATGGAGCTTGAGGATGCAACTCTTTTTTACGAACTGGAGTATAAAGGCTTAGGCCAGAGGTTCAAAAAAGAAATCAAAAATGCAGTAGTAAGAATTTCTGATTACCCTAAGGCTTGGTCTATAGAGCGTGGTGATGTTAGAAAATGTCTGCTTCATAAATTTCCTTACAAGCTTCTCTATTCT
Coding sequences within it:
- a CDS encoding type II toxin-antitoxin system RelE/ParE family toxin; the protein is MKIVFSEYAKMELEDATLFYELEYKGLGQRFKKEIKNAVVRISDYPKAWSIERGDVRKCLLHKFPYKLLYSVEEHHIFIIAIAHQHRKPDYWIDKEAIK
- a CDS encoding UPF0175 family protein: MNLQLTVEYPETIPDALHATREQFEQEAKMAMAVKLFEMKRLSSGMAASLLNMDRVTFILTLSRYGVSAIDETEDELEADLNNA
- a CDS encoding addiction module protein, with amino-acid sequence MGSKEILTLAIALKPEERFIVVEGLLKSLDKPDKELDKVWAEEAEKRLIAYREGKLGGIPMEEIFREKE
- a CDS encoding PIN domain-containing protein, whose product is MALKYLLDTNVILYLLGGKLLEPLPEGRYFASVITELELLSYSLLCPKEEEKISQFLEEITVVELNPEIKKMTILIRRTHKIKLPDAIILATAQSLGAKIFSNDTQMAKIPHIDIIPLLLK
- a CDS encoding DUF3368 domain-containing protein, yielding MPKDAKIVINTGPLLALVAACGDLTLLQKMYREVIVPPQVCKEIMKGGSTNFAVAQFKEAFWLKKWTDELAIEPFLNNTLDLGEASVVQLAIQENIKTVCIDETIGRRVARLHGLQLTGSIGILLRAKNEEHIASVLDAVNNMRSHGIWLSERVVSFALRKSGERAPE